A window of Deinococcus cellulosilyticus NBRC 106333 = KACC 11606 contains these coding sequences:
- a CDS encoding MDR family MFS transporter has product MTQAPTAPPTYTHQQKMATLVGVLLALFLAALDQTVVSTATPEIIKELQFKTSWITWLTTAYLVTSTATLPIWGKLSDLYGRRRIVMTGVVLFTLASMLCGLAQDPTQLVLYRALQGLGSAAIFSTAFAVVGDIFTPQERPKYQGFFGAVFGLSSVVGPYAGGLLTDFISWRWVFYINVPIAIVALWFMITKMPPLKTSRGGKIDYVGGVLLITAVVPLLLALTLAPDTYAWGSPQIIGMFALALVSLILFIMQERRTAEPIVDLGLFKDRTYSITAVAAFLLGAAFLGTIVFLPLFMVNVLGVSATSAGAALTPLTLGVVAGNILSGQLVARIGKYKPVLLGSLVLLLVGYLILVFTLHPDETQFSIISKLVLLGIGLGPSIPLYTQLMINTAPRNKIGMASSSATFLRQMGSTIGVAILGTVFASSLTHQFESKVVPLVPKEMQSQFVGQKGAPREGSSEAAGFDEKKLIQDAHRKFEDQRTLAKAALIDNKPEAMKAFARNPQIPAQFKETLASGRVAPEARPFLKAAYDDTLRSLDAVEKDTTASIHKVGVAYKTAWTDAIRGIFEVGLIVVILGMIVTALIPEVPFQKQQGPQAPPVMD; this is encoded by the coding sequence ATGACCCAGGCCCCCACCGCACCCCCGACCTACACACACCAGCAGAAGATGGCCACCCTTGTGGGTGTGCTGCTGGCCCTCTTTCTGGCCGCCCTTGACCAGACAGTGGTCTCCACCGCCACCCCCGAGATCATCAAGGAACTGCAGTTCAAGACCAGCTGGATCACCTGGCTCACCACCGCCTACCTGGTGACCAGCACCGCCACCCTGCCGATCTGGGGAAAACTCTCCGATCTGTATGGCAGACGCCGCATCGTGATGACCGGCGTGGTGCTCTTCACCCTGGCCAGCATGCTGTGCGGGCTGGCCCAGGACCCCACCCAGCTTGTGCTTTACCGTGCCCTGCAGGGACTGGGAAGCGCTGCCATCTTCTCCACCGCTTTTGCCGTGGTCGGTGACATTTTCACTCCGCAGGAACGCCCCAAATACCAGGGATTCTTCGGTGCAGTGTTCGGTCTCTCCAGTGTGGTGGGGCCCTATGCGGGTGGCCTGCTGACCGATTTCATCAGCTGGAGGTGGGTGTTTTACATCAATGTGCCCATCGCCATTGTTGCCCTGTGGTTCATGATCACCAAAATGCCTCCCTTGAAAACCTCACGTGGCGGAAAAATCGATTACGTGGGTGGCGTGCTGCTGATCACCGCCGTGGTTCCCCTGCTGCTCGCCCTGACCCTGGCCCCTGACACCTACGCCTGGGGCAGCCCCCAGATCATCGGGATGTTCGCACTGGCCCTGGTGTCCCTGATCCTGTTCATCATGCAGGAACGCCGCACCGCTGAACCCATTGTGGATCTGGGCCTCTTCAAAGACCGCACCTACAGCATCACCGCAGTGGCCGCCTTCCTGCTGGGGGCCGCTTTCCTGGGCACCATCGTGTTCCTGCCGCTCTTCATGGTGAACGTGCTGGGTGTGAGTGCCACCAGTGCAGGTGCTGCCCTCACTCCCCTGACCCTGGGTGTGGTCGCCGGGAACATCCTCAGCGGTCAACTGGTCGCCCGGATCGGCAAGTACAAACCTGTGCTGCTGGGCAGCCTGGTGCTGCTGCTGGTCGGGTACCTGATTCTGGTCTTCACCCTGCACCCCGATGAAACGCAATTCAGCATCATCTCCAAACTCGTGCTGCTCGGGATTGGTCTGGGACCTTCGATTCCGCTCTACACCCAGCTCATGATCAACACGGCCCCCAGAAACAAAATCGGCATGGCCTCCTCCAGCGCCACGTTCCTCAGGCAGATGGGAAGCACCATCGGCGTGGCCATCCTCGGGACCGTGTTCGCCAGTTCCCTCACCCACCAGTTTGAAAGCAAAGTGGTTCCTCTGGTGCCAAAAGAGATGCAATCCCAGTTTGTGGGTCAGAAGGGCGCACCCCGCGAAGGCAGCAGTGAAGCCGCTGGTTTCGACGAGAAGAAACTGATTCAGGACGCCCACCGGAAATTCGAAGACCAGCGCACCCTTGCAAAAGCTGCCCTGATCGACAACAAACCCGAAGCCATGAAGGCGTTCGCCAGAAATCCCCAGATTCCTGCCCAGTTCAAAGAAACCCTGGCTTCTGGACGGGTGGCTCCTGAGGCCAGACCCTTCCTGAAAGCCGCCTACGACGATACCCTGAGATCCCTGGATGCTGTGGAAAAAGACACCACTGCCAGCATCCATAAAGTTGGCGTGGCCTACAAAACCGCCTGGACCGACGCCATCCGTGGGATCTTCGAAGTGGGCCTGATCGTGGTGATCCTCGGGATGATCGTCACCGCCCTGATCCCCGAAGTGCCTTTCCAGAAACAGCAGGGACCCCAGGCTCCTCCTGTGATGGATTAA
- a CDS encoding superoxide dismutase yields MPKYELPQLPYAYDALEPHIDARTMEIHHTKHHQAYINNANAALEGLDDLQALSPEELIADLSKVPDAKRGPLRNNAGGHVNHSFFWQILGTGTELKGELKDAIESTFGSVDAFKEKFAAAGATRFGSGWAWLVVKEDGTLAVGSTANQDSPLMGENIAGFSGTPILGLDVWEHAYYLNYQNRRPDYISAFWNVVNWDKVAELYAAAKK; encoded by the coding sequence ATGCCTAAGTACGAATTACCCCAGCTGCCTTACGCTTACGATGCTTTGGAGCCCCACATTGATGCTCGCACCATGGAGATCCACCACACCAAGCACCACCAGGCCTACATCAACAACGCCAACGCTGCCCTCGAAGGCCTCGATGACCTGCAGGCCCTCAGCCCCGAAGAGCTGATTGCTGACCTGAGCAAGGTGCCCGACGCCAAGCGCGGACCCCTGCGCAACAACGCTGGTGGTCACGTGAACCACAGCTTCTTCTGGCAGATCCTGGGCACCGGCACCGAACTGAAAGGCGAACTGAAAGACGCCATTGAATCCACCTTCGGCTCCGTGGACGCCTTCAAAGAAAAATTTGCTGCGGCAGGCGCAACCCGCTTCGGCAGTGGCTGGGCATGGCTGGTCGTCAAAGAAGACGGCACCCTCGCTGTGGGCTCCACCGCCAACCAGGACAGCCCCCTGATGGGTGAGAACATCGCTGGCTTCAGCGGCACCCCCATCCTGGGCCTTGACGTCTGGGAGCACGCCTACTACCTGAACTACCAGAACCGCCGTCCTGACTACATCTCCGCTTTCTGGAACGTGGTCAACTGGGACAAGGTGGCTGAACTGTACGCTGCTGCGAAGAAGTAA
- a CDS encoding PH domain-containing protein, with protein MQTVFTPHPPEKSRLTLWWIFSAIMVLLTLYVFWVTRNAESQNFVPSFVLLVISLFILGICLLAVLGPMRMRYIITDQSLILRGFAGEQKLALQDLRAQVLEPSISLRMIGTGVPGYFTGLYSSQQGNIRVVATTTSRGILLEHPRGKVFITPEDEELFLQILIQRQRSLKTAV; from the coding sequence ATGCAGACAGTCTTCACCCCACACCCACCCGAGAAATCCCGCCTGACCCTCTGGTGGATTTTCAGTGCCATCATGGTGCTGCTCACCCTCTACGTGTTCTGGGTGACCCGCAATGCTGAAAGCCAGAACTTCGTCCCCAGTTTCGTGCTGCTGGTGATTTCCCTGTTCATTCTGGGCATCTGTCTGCTGGCCGTGCTTGGCCCCATGCGCATGCGCTACATCATCACCGATCAGAGCCTGATTCTGCGAGGCTTCGCAGGAGAGCAAAAGCTTGCCCTGCAGGACCTCAGGGCACAGGTTCTTGAGCCTTCCATCAGCCTGCGCATGATCGGAACGGGGGTCCCAGGTTACTTTACAGGCCTCTATTCCAGTCAACAGGGCAACATCCGGGTGGTTGCCACCACCACCTCCAGAGGCATCCTGCTGGAGCACCCCAGAGGCAAGGTCTTCATCACCCCGGAAGATGAAGAATTGTTTCTGCAGATTTTGATTCAGCGGCAGCGCAGTTTGAAGACAGCCGTTTAG
- a CDS encoding RluA family pseudouridine synthase — protein METHTFTAEKGRLDQQVSQHTVYSRSQVQQWIEAGLVRVAGEVTTRTGFKLKGGEEVSFQIPPEKPMEVVPEDVPLDAVFEDEHLIAVNKPPGMMTHPSQGIVTGTLVNALMGRIQLPDADRDFGEEGYRPGIVHRLDKDTSGVIVVAKTVLAHAKLAEAFKERTTQKTYLCITVGRVNQGKVITLDAPVGRHPVQRQMMTVGGTASREAQTHFQTLAEVRDDAGRWYALVQAKPRTGRTHQIRVHLQHLKAPILGDEVYGKASPVISRQALHAFRLQIPHPETGKLLDLKASLPQDMQEAWKALGGSEADFPTPS, from the coding sequence GTGGAAACGCACACCTTCACGGCTGAAAAAGGCCGCCTGGATCAACAGGTCAGCCAGCACACCGTGTACTCCCGGTCTCAGGTCCAGCAGTGGATCGAGGCCGGGCTTGTGCGTGTCGCAGGTGAAGTGACCACCCGCACCGGCTTCAAATTGAAAGGGGGGGAAGAGGTCTCCTTCCAGATTCCTCCCGAGAAACCCATGGAAGTGGTGCCAGAAGATGTTCCTCTGGATGCGGTCTTCGAAGATGAGCACCTGATTGCCGTCAACAAACCGCCAGGCATGATGACGCACCCCTCCCAGGGCATTGTCACAGGAACCCTGGTCAATGCACTGATGGGCAGAATCCAGCTTCCAGATGCCGACAGGGACTTTGGAGAAGAAGGTTACCGTCCGGGCATCGTACATCGCCTCGACAAGGACACCTCTGGTGTGATCGTGGTTGCGAAAACTGTTCTGGCCCACGCAAAACTCGCCGAGGCCTTCAAGGAACGCACCACCCAGAAAACCTACCTGTGCATCACGGTGGGTCGGGTCAACCAGGGCAAGGTGATCACCCTGGATGCTCCGGTGGGTCGCCACCCTGTGCAACGCCAGATGATGACGGTGGGGGGCACCGCTTCCCGCGAAGCCCAGACCCACTTCCAGACCCTGGCTGAAGTGCGTGACGATGCCGGACGCTGGTATGCCCTGGTTCAGGCGAAACCCCGCACTGGACGCACCCACCAGATCCGTGTGCACCTGCAGCACCTCAAAGCTCCCATCCTGGGTGATGAAGTCTATGGAAAGGCCAGTCCTGTGATCTCCAGACAGGCCTTGCATGCCTTCAGGTTGCAGATTCCCCATCCTGAAACAGGAAAACTGCTGGATTTGAAGGCCAGTCTGCCTCAGGACATGCAGGAAGCCTGGAAAGCCCTTGGGGGTTCTGAAGCAGACTTCCCCACACCCTCCTGA
- the hslO gene encoding Hsp33 family molecular chaperone HslO has translation MSSYLIKGTAAEGTLRVLAAHTTETVQESSDRHNLSNTATAALGRLLTGAALFAQVISKHEKSRVTLRIQGGGPIGYLLAEGSTDGSVRGYVANPHADLPPRTTDGKLDVGGLVGNDGDVAVMRLLENTDPYTSSTALVSGEIADDLTYYLVKSEQVPSALLLGVYLEGGKVHTAGGLLIQVMPGASEATIEQLEKNIKALGPVTEALRGRSLIEVIQQATEGMGFEQIEEPLPINLNCRCSREKAIDSLKYFSRAEHEEMVQAGGQEVVCDWCGTRYQITPQEIQEA, from the coding sequence GTGAGTTCGTATCTGATCAAGGGCACCGCCGCCGAGGGAACGCTCCGCGTGCTGGCCGCCCACACCACCGAAACCGTTCAGGAATCCAGCGACAGGCACAACCTGTCGAACACCGCCACAGCGGCCCTCGGGCGACTGCTGACCGGAGCCGCCCTTTTTGCGCAGGTCATCAGCAAACACGAAAAAAGCCGCGTCACCCTGAGAATCCAGGGGGGGGGCCCCATTGGTTACCTGCTGGCCGAAGGAAGCACCGATGGCAGCGTCCGGGGTTATGTGGCCAATCCCCATGCCGACCTCCCTCCCAGAACCACCGACGGAAAACTGGATGTGGGGGGTCTGGTGGGCAACGATGGCGATGTCGCAGTGATGCGCCTGCTGGAAAACACCGATCCCTACACCTCCTCCACTGCTCTGGTCAGTGGCGAGATTGCCGACGACCTGACCTACTACCTCGTGAAAAGCGAACAGGTCCCAAGTGCCCTGCTGCTCGGGGTTTATCTGGAGGGTGGAAAGGTGCACACTGCCGGAGGTCTGCTCATTCAGGTGATGCCTGGAGCCAGTGAAGCCACCATCGAGCAACTTGAAAAGAACATCAAGGCACTGGGTCCGGTCACCGAAGCCCTCAGGGGCCGCAGCCTGATTGAAGTGATTCAGCAGGCCACCGAAGGCATGGGCTTCGAGCAGATCGAGGAACCCCTGCCCATCAACCTCAACTGCCGCTGCTCCAGAGAGAAAGCCATTGACAGCCTCAAGTACTTCTCCAGAGCGGAGCACGAGGAGATGGTTCAGGCAGGCGGTCAGGAAGTGGTCTGCGACTGGTGCGGCACCCGCTACCAGATCACCCCCCAGGAAATCCAGGAAGCGTGA
- a CDS encoding isoamylase, which translates to MRKPLLGFTLMLALAACGTQTPVQQATGEEIRQEALSPTALGARYTDSTGTVTGTTHVTFRVYSSKATRIEVYLYAQAAGAAEKLKYTLTKDAATSIWKVTVPVSTLTGAGISTVYYGYRAWGPNWTYNSSWTKGSSLGFVSDVDSAGNRFNPNKLLLDPYALEVSHDPNSPTSGNYTGFVYASGPTHRTKDSGNVAPKGIVLKTDTTSYGTKPTRALKDDVVYEVHLRGLTKGDSSITSCAGTYAGAAQKAAYLQSLGITAVEFLPVQETDNDSNDVTDAASGKSATSTNGDNYWGYMTVNYFAPDRRYSCDKSAGGPTKEFKAMVKAFHDRGIKVFIDVVYNHTAEGGTWGTPDTSTIYSFRGLDNSTYYSLTADRQNFWDNTGIGHNYNTRNATAQKLIIDSLKHWRDELGIDGFRFDLASVLGNTCEHGCFNYDKMDSNTALNKIVANVPPRPAAGGSGVDLIAEPWAIGGNSYQVGNFPSGWSEWNGQFRDTLRKDQNQMGIEAITPGQLASKFAGSSDLYEDDGRKPWNSINFMVAHDGFTLKDLYSCNGKNNTQPWPYGVSDGGEDNNHSWDQGNIATDQRKAARNGMAFMLLSAGVPMFNGGDEFLRSQKCNNNAYNLDSSGNWLNYTLSVDQSNFKTFTQNMIAFRKAHPALRPANFYSSVDNNGNVMEQLRWFKPDGNVADAIYFNNASNHALAYRIDATEFGETTQAIYVAYNGWSGAVNFVLPWPGTGKNWYRVTDTCTWAEGAGQVDLNATTNLGGEWTNYSVCGRGVLVLVAK; encoded by the coding sequence ATGCGCAAACCCCTGCTTGGATTCACACTGATGCTTGCCCTCGCCGCCTGCGGAACCCAGACCCCGGTTCAACAGGCCACCGGCGAAGAAATCCGCCAGGAAGCCCTGAGCCCCACCGCTCTGGGTGCACGCTACACCGATTCCACAGGCACCGTCACCGGAACCACCCATGTGACCTTCCGGGTGTACTCCTCCAAGGCCACACGCATAGAGGTGTACCTTTATGCGCAGGCAGCAGGGGCCGCAGAAAAACTCAAATACACCCTCACCAAAGATGCTGCCACCAGCATCTGGAAAGTGACTGTCCCTGTCAGCACCCTGACCGGAGCAGGCATCAGCACGGTCTATTACGGTTACCGGGCATGGGGACCCAACTGGACCTACAACTCCAGCTGGACCAAAGGGAGCAGCCTTGGGTTTGTCAGTGACGTGGACAGTGCAGGCAACCGTTTCAACCCCAACAAACTGCTGCTGGACCCCTACGCCCTGGAAGTCTCCCATGATCCCAACAGCCCAACCTCGGGCAACTACACCGGATTTGTTTACGCCAGCGGACCCACCCACCGCACCAAAGACTCTGGAAATGTGGCCCCCAAAGGGATTGTGCTGAAGACCGACACCACCAGTTATGGCACCAAACCCACCCGTGCCCTCAAAGACGACGTGGTCTACGAAGTGCACCTGCGTGGCCTGACGAAGGGCGATTCCAGCATCACCAGCTGTGCAGGCACCTACGCTGGAGCTGCACAGAAAGCCGCTTACCTGCAGAGCCTCGGGATCACTGCTGTGGAATTCCTGCCCGTGCAGGAAACCGACAACGACAGCAACGACGTGACGGATGCTGCCTCTGGAAAATCAGCCACCAGCACGAACGGAGACAACTACTGGGGCTACATGACCGTCAATTACTTCGCACCAGACCGCAGGTACAGCTGCGACAAGAGCGCAGGTGGCCCCACAAAAGAATTCAAGGCGATGGTCAAAGCCTTCCATGACCGGGGCATCAAGGTGTTCATTGATGTGGTCTACAACCACACCGCAGAAGGGGGGACCTGGGGCACACCCGACACCTCCACCATCTACAGCTTCCGGGGCCTGGACAACAGCACCTACTACTCCCTGACTGCAGACAGACAGAACTTCTGGGACAACACCGGCATCGGGCACAACTACAACACCCGCAATGCCACCGCCCAGAAACTGATCATCGACTCCCTCAAACACTGGCGGGATGAACTCGGCATCGACGGCTTCCGTTTCGATCTGGCCTCGGTGCTGGGCAACACCTGCGAACACGGTTGCTTCAACTACGACAAGATGGACTCAAACACCGCCCTCAACAAGATCGTCGCAAACGTGCCCCCCAGACCTGCAGCAGGTGGCAGTGGAGTGGACCTGATCGCAGAACCCTGGGCCATCGGAGGGAATTCCTATCAAGTGGGCAATTTCCCCTCTGGCTGGAGCGAATGGAACGGACAATTCAGGGACACCCTGCGCAAAGACCAGAACCAGATGGGCATTGAAGCCATCACCCCTGGACAGCTTGCCAGCAAATTCGCAGGTTCCAGCGACCTCTATGAAGACGATGGACGCAAACCCTGGAACAGCATCAACTTCATGGTGGCCCACGACGGCTTCACCCTGAAAGACCTGTACTCCTGCAATGGCAAGAACAACACCCAGCCCTGGCCTTACGGCGTGAGTGATGGGGGAGAGGACAACAACCACAGCTGGGATCAGGGGAACATTGCCACCGACCAGCGCAAAGCCGCCCGCAACGGCATGGCCTTCATGCTGCTCAGTGCAGGGGTTCCCATGTTCAACGGTGGAGACGAATTCCTGCGCAGCCAGAAATGCAACAACAACGCCTACAACCTGGACTCCTCCGGAAACTGGCTGAACTACACCCTCTCAGTGGACCAGAGCAACTTCAAGACCTTCACCCAGAACATGATCGCGTTCCGTAAAGCCCACCCTGCCCTGCGTCCCGCCAACTTCTACTCCAGTGTGGACAACAACGGCAATGTCATGGAGCAACTGCGCTGGTTCAAACCCGATGGCAACGTTGCAGACGCCATCTACTTCAACAACGCCAGCAACCACGCCCTGGCCTACCGCATCGACGCCACCGAATTCGGTGAAACCACCCAGGCCATCTACGTCGCGTACAACGGCTGGTCTGGCGCAGTGAACTTTGTGCTCCCCTGGCCCGGCACCGGGAAGAACTGGTACCGCGTCACCGACACCTGCACCTGGGCAGAAGGAGCAGGTCAGGTGGACCTGAACGCCACCACCAACCTGGGCGGAGAATGGACCAATTACAGCGTCTGCGGACGGGGTGTGCTGGTGCTGGTCGCAAAATAA